In Hydractinia symbiolongicarpus strain clone_291-10 chromosome 13, HSymV2.1, whole genome shotgun sequence, a single genomic region encodes these proteins:
- the LOC130623575 gene encoding ADP-ribose pyrophosphatase, mitochondrial-like isoform X3, with product MGNLFGCKPTKQGGTKEYKEAAPDHSEEDAPVNKEESASPEAAPMHEEAQSNGQSPVKETTPVITHVKARTGKYPGSDVERFHVPDDKVPWTVEFQDYSPVEYTVPKILNDKPEWADPDTSDDAFEVIKFNEVDKNIRRISHMGKYDIFDGKPRNPVGRTGISGRGLLGKWGPNHAADPLVTRWKRNSDGEQLKHETDNKPILEFVSIQRRDNQEWAIPGGMVDNGEQVSLTLKREFGEEAMNSIEESERECTKKLIDELFTHGEVIYQGYVDDPRNTDNSWMETVAVNFHDDDGTTVGKIPLEAGDDAKAVRWLAVDKEVKLYASHMDFVKATCEKRGAYFPTL from the exons ATGGGCAATTTGTTTGGTTGTAAGCCAACTAAACAGGGTGGAACAAAAGAATATAAAG AAGCTGCACCAGATCATTCTGAAGAAGATGCGCCTGTAAACAAAGAAg AATCTGCTTCTCCTGAAGCTGCACCAATGCACGAAGAAGCCCAATCAAATG GCCAATCACCTGTTAAAGAAACCACGCCTGTGATAACACATGTGAAAGCGCGAACAGGGAAGTATCCAGGCTCGGATGTTGAACGATTCCACGTCCCTGACGATAAGGTACCTTGGACCGTCGAGTTTCAAGATTATAGTCCGGTGGAGTATACAGTCCCAAAGATATTGAATGATAAACCGGAATGGGCTGATCCGGATACAAG tgaCGATGCGTTCGAAGTTATCAAGTTTAACgaggtggataaaaatatacgTAGAATCAGTCACATGGGAAAATATGATATTTTCGATGGCAAGCCGCG aaatccTGTAGGCCGTACAGGAATCTCCGGTAGAGGCCTTCTTGGCAAGTGGGGACCAAATCATGCGGCTGACCCGCTTGTCACTCG ATGGAAGCGCAACAGTGACGGAGAACAGCTAAAACACGAAACAGACAACAAACCGATTTTGGAATTTGTGTCGATACAACGACGCGATAATCAGGAATGGGCTATACCGGGG GGTATGGTCGACAATGGTGAACAAGTGTCTTTGACTCTCAAACGTGAATTCGGTGAAGAAGCGATGAATTCCATAGAAGAGAGCGAGCGGGAGTGTACGAAAAAACTTATAGATGAGTTGTTTACGCATGGAGAAGTA atTTACCAAGGTTACGTTGACGATCCGCGAAACACGGATAATTCTTGGATGGAAACCGTCGCCGTCAACTTTCACGACGACGACGGCACCACTGTCGGAAAAATACCGTTAGAAGCCGGCGACGATGCTAAAGCCGTGCGCTGGTTGGCTGTTGACAAAGAGGTAAAGTTGTATGCCAGCCATATGGATTTCGTGAAGGCAACATGCGAGAAACGAGGAGCGTACTTCCCCACTTTATAa
- the LOC130623575 gene encoding ADP-ribose pyrophosphatase, mitochondrial-like isoform X5, which yields MTVAKFEEAAPDHSEEDAPVNKEESASPEAAPMHEEAQSNGQSPVKETTPVITHVKARTGKYPGSDVERFHVPDDKVPWTVEFQDYSPVEYTVPKILNDKPEWADPDTSDDAFEVIKFNEVDKNIRRISHMGKYDIFDGKPRNPVGRTGISGRGLLGKWGPNHAADPLVTRWKRNSDGEQLKHETDNKPILEFVSIQRRDNQEWAIPGGMVDNGEQVSLTLKREFGEEAMNSIEESERECTKKLIDELFTHGEVIYQGYVDDPRNTDNSWMETVAVNFHDDDGTTVGKIPLEAGDDAKAVRWLAVDKEVKLYASHMDFVKATCEKRGAYFPTL from the exons ATGACTGTCGCCAAATTTGAAG AAGCTGCACCAGATCATTCTGAAGAAGATGCGCCTGTAAACAAAGAAg AATCTGCTTCTCCTGAAGCTGCACCAATGCACGAAGAAGCCCAATCAAATG GCCAATCACCTGTTAAAGAAACCACGCCTGTGATAACACATGTGAAAGCGCGAACAGGGAAGTATCCAGGCTCGGATGTTGAACGATTCCACGTCCCTGACGATAAGGTACCTTGGACCGTCGAGTTTCAAGATTATAGTCCGGTGGAGTATACAGTCCCAAAGATATTGAATGATAAACCGGAATGGGCTGATCCGGATACAAG tgaCGATGCGTTCGAAGTTATCAAGTTTAACgaggtggataaaaatatacgTAGAATCAGTCACATGGGAAAATATGATATTTTCGATGGCAAGCCGCG aaatccTGTAGGCCGTACAGGAATCTCCGGTAGAGGCCTTCTTGGCAAGTGGGGACCAAATCATGCGGCTGACCCGCTTGTCACTCG ATGGAAGCGCAACAGTGACGGAGAACAGCTAAAACACGAAACAGACAACAAACCGATTTTGGAATTTGTGTCGATACAACGACGCGATAATCAGGAATGGGCTATACCGGGG GGTATGGTCGACAATGGTGAACAAGTGTCTTTGACTCTCAAACGTGAATTCGGTGAAGAAGCGATGAATTCCATAGAAGAGAGCGAGCGGGAGTGTACGAAAAAACTTATAGATGAGTTGTTTACGCATGGAGAAGTA atTTACCAAGGTTACGTTGACGATCCGCGAAACACGGATAATTCTTGGATGGAAACCGTCGCCGTCAACTTTCACGACGACGACGGCACCACTGTCGGAAAAATACCGTTAGAAGCCGGCGACGATGCTAAAGCCGTGCGCTGGTTGGCTGTTGACAAAGAGGTAAAGTTGTATGCCAGCCATATGGATTTCGTGAAGGCAACATGCGAGAAACGAGGAGCGTACTTCCCCACTTTATAa
- the LOC130623575 gene encoding ADP-ribose pyrophosphatase, mitochondrial-like isoform X1, which produces MNTEPIKKCPKIDFRKAAPDHSEEDAPVNKEESASPEAAPMHEEAQSNGQSPVKETTPVITHVKARTGKYPGSDVERFHVPDDKVPWTVEFQDYSPVEYTVPKILNDKPEWADPDTSDDAFEVIKFNEVDKNIRRISHMGKYDIFDGKPRNPVGRTGISGRGLLGKWGPNHAADPLVTRWKRNSDGEQLKHETDNKPILEFVSIQRRDNQEWAIPGGMVDNGEQVSLTLKREFGEEAMNSIEESERECTKKLIDELFTHGEVIYQGYVDDPRNTDNSWMETVAVNFHDDDGTTVGKIPLEAGDDAKAVRWLAVDKEVKLYASHMDFVKATCEKRGAYFPTL; this is translated from the exons ATGAATACTGAACCAATCAAAAAGTGTCCAAAAATTGATTTTCGCA AAGCTGCACCAGATCATTCTGAAGAAGATGCGCCTGTAAACAAAGAAg AATCTGCTTCTCCTGAAGCTGCACCAATGCACGAAGAAGCCCAATCAAATG GCCAATCACCTGTTAAAGAAACCACGCCTGTGATAACACATGTGAAAGCGCGAACAGGGAAGTATCCAGGCTCGGATGTTGAACGATTCCACGTCCCTGACGATAAGGTACCTTGGACCGTCGAGTTTCAAGATTATAGTCCGGTGGAGTATACAGTCCCAAAGATATTGAATGATAAACCGGAATGGGCTGATCCGGATACAAG tgaCGATGCGTTCGAAGTTATCAAGTTTAACgaggtggataaaaatatacgTAGAATCAGTCACATGGGAAAATATGATATTTTCGATGGCAAGCCGCG aaatccTGTAGGCCGTACAGGAATCTCCGGTAGAGGCCTTCTTGGCAAGTGGGGACCAAATCATGCGGCTGACCCGCTTGTCACTCG ATGGAAGCGCAACAGTGACGGAGAACAGCTAAAACACGAAACAGACAACAAACCGATTTTGGAATTTGTGTCGATACAACGACGCGATAATCAGGAATGGGCTATACCGGGG GGTATGGTCGACAATGGTGAACAAGTGTCTTTGACTCTCAAACGTGAATTCGGTGAAGAAGCGATGAATTCCATAGAAGAGAGCGAGCGGGAGTGTACGAAAAAACTTATAGATGAGTTGTTTACGCATGGAGAAGTA atTTACCAAGGTTACGTTGACGATCCGCGAAACACGGATAATTCTTGGATGGAAACCGTCGCCGTCAACTTTCACGACGACGACGGCACCACTGTCGGAAAAATACCGTTAGAAGCCGGCGACGATGCTAAAGCCGTGCGCTGGTTGGCTGTTGACAAAGAGGTAAAGTTGTATGCCAGCCATATGGATTTCGTGAAGGCAACATGCGAGAAACGAGGAGCGTACTTCCCCACTTTATAa
- the LOC130623575 gene encoding ADP-ribose pyrophosphatase, mitochondrial-like isoform X6, translating into MHEEAQSNGQSPVKETTPVITHVKARTGKYPGSDVERFHVPDDKVPWTVEFQDYSPVEYTVPKILNDKPEWADPDTSDDAFEVIKFNEVDKNIRRISHMGKYDIFDGKPRNPVGRTGISGRGLLGKWGPNHAADPLVTRWKRNSDGEQLKHETDNKPILEFVSIQRRDNQEWAIPGGMVDNGEQVSLTLKREFGEEAMNSIEESERECTKKLIDELFTHGEVIYQGYVDDPRNTDNSWMETVAVNFHDDDGTTVGKIPLEAGDDAKAVRWLAVDKEVKLYASHMDFVKATCEKRGAYFPTL; encoded by the exons ATGCACGAAGAAGCCCAATCAAATG GCCAATCACCTGTTAAAGAAACCACGCCTGTGATAACACATGTGAAAGCGCGAACAGGGAAGTATCCAGGCTCGGATGTTGAACGATTCCACGTCCCTGACGATAAGGTACCTTGGACCGTCGAGTTTCAAGATTATAGTCCGGTGGAGTATACAGTCCCAAAGATATTGAATGATAAACCGGAATGGGCTGATCCGGATACAAG tgaCGATGCGTTCGAAGTTATCAAGTTTAACgaggtggataaaaatatacgTAGAATCAGTCACATGGGAAAATATGATATTTTCGATGGCAAGCCGCG aaatccTGTAGGCCGTACAGGAATCTCCGGTAGAGGCCTTCTTGGCAAGTGGGGACCAAATCATGCGGCTGACCCGCTTGTCACTCG ATGGAAGCGCAACAGTGACGGAGAACAGCTAAAACACGAAACAGACAACAAACCGATTTTGGAATTTGTGTCGATACAACGACGCGATAATCAGGAATGGGCTATACCGGGG GGTATGGTCGACAATGGTGAACAAGTGTCTTTGACTCTCAAACGTGAATTCGGTGAAGAAGCGATGAATTCCATAGAAGAGAGCGAGCGGGAGTGTACGAAAAAACTTATAGATGAGTTGTTTACGCATGGAGAAGTA atTTACCAAGGTTACGTTGACGATCCGCGAAACACGGATAATTCTTGGATGGAAACCGTCGCCGTCAACTTTCACGACGACGACGGCACCACTGTCGGAAAAATACCGTTAGAAGCCGGCGACGATGCTAAAGCCGTGCGCTGGTTGGCTGTTGACAAAGAGGTAAAGTTGTATGCCAGCCATATGGATTTCGTGAAGGCAACATGCGAGAAACGAGGAGCGTACTTCCCCACTTTATAa
- the LOC130623575 gene encoding ADP-ribose pyrophosphatase, mitochondrial-like isoform X4: protein MDLLRCCCPCRKSRAKNYEAAPDHSEEDAPVNKEESASPEAAPMHEEAQSNGQSPVKETTPVITHVKARTGKYPGSDVERFHVPDDKVPWTVEFQDYSPVEYTVPKILNDKPEWADPDTSDDAFEVIKFNEVDKNIRRISHMGKYDIFDGKPRNPVGRTGISGRGLLGKWGPNHAADPLVTRWKRNSDGEQLKHETDNKPILEFVSIQRRDNQEWAIPGGMVDNGEQVSLTLKREFGEEAMNSIEESERECTKKLIDELFTHGEVIYQGYVDDPRNTDNSWMETVAVNFHDDDGTTVGKIPLEAGDDAKAVRWLAVDKEVKLYASHMDFVKATCEKRGAYFPTL from the exons ATGGACTTGTTACGGTGCTGTTGCCCTTGTAGAAAATCGAGAGCTAAAAATTATG AAGCTGCACCAGATCATTCTGAAGAAGATGCGCCTGTAAACAAAGAAg AATCTGCTTCTCCTGAAGCTGCACCAATGCACGAAGAAGCCCAATCAAATG GCCAATCACCTGTTAAAGAAACCACGCCTGTGATAACACATGTGAAAGCGCGAACAGGGAAGTATCCAGGCTCGGATGTTGAACGATTCCACGTCCCTGACGATAAGGTACCTTGGACCGTCGAGTTTCAAGATTATAGTCCGGTGGAGTATACAGTCCCAAAGATATTGAATGATAAACCGGAATGGGCTGATCCGGATACAAG tgaCGATGCGTTCGAAGTTATCAAGTTTAACgaggtggataaaaatatacgTAGAATCAGTCACATGGGAAAATATGATATTTTCGATGGCAAGCCGCG aaatccTGTAGGCCGTACAGGAATCTCCGGTAGAGGCCTTCTTGGCAAGTGGGGACCAAATCATGCGGCTGACCCGCTTGTCACTCG ATGGAAGCGCAACAGTGACGGAGAACAGCTAAAACACGAAACAGACAACAAACCGATTTTGGAATTTGTGTCGATACAACGACGCGATAATCAGGAATGGGCTATACCGGGG GGTATGGTCGACAATGGTGAACAAGTGTCTTTGACTCTCAAACGTGAATTCGGTGAAGAAGCGATGAATTCCATAGAAGAGAGCGAGCGGGAGTGTACGAAAAAACTTATAGATGAGTTGTTTACGCATGGAGAAGTA atTTACCAAGGTTACGTTGACGATCCGCGAAACACGGATAATTCTTGGATGGAAACCGTCGCCGTCAACTTTCACGACGACGACGGCACCACTGTCGGAAAAATACCGTTAGAAGCCGGCGACGATGCTAAAGCCGTGCGCTGGTTGGCTGTTGACAAAGAGGTAAAGTTGTATGCCAGCCATATGGATTTCGTGAAGGCAACATGCGAGAAACGAGGAGCGTACTTCCCCACTTTATAa